One Bacteroidota bacterium DNA segment encodes these proteins:
- the gldA gene encoding gliding motility-associated ABC transporter ATP-binding subunit GldA, whose translation MSVKVDSLTKIYGSQRAIDSISFEVKSGEIVGFLGPNGAGKSTTMKIISCFTLPTSGNAFVNGIDILTDPVEIRRNIGYLPEHNPLYEDMYVREYLFFIAQLHKISGSYSKRVSEMIELTGLTPERHKKIQELSKGFKQRVGIAQALIHNPDVLLLDEPTSGLDPNQVVDIRKLIVDIGKTKTVILSSHIMQEVQAMCNRVIIINEGKIVADDKTESLVAKTDKGILIQVEFKKAIKRADLNKLKGLIHAENQQGKWLLKLNDIKSREFVFEFAVQTGNTILEMSPIRENLEQVFQQITNTKQ comes from the coding sequence TTGTCAGTTAAAGTTGATAGTTTAACTAAAATATACGGAAGCCAACGCGCTATCGACTCCATTTCATTTGAAGTAAAAAGTGGTGAAATAGTTGGTTTTTTGGGTCCGAATGGAGCTGGAAAATCAACCACAATGAAAATTATTTCCTGCTTTACCCTACCTACATCCGGCAATGCGTTTGTTAATGGAATTGATATTCTCACCGATCCTGTAGAAATCAGAAGAAATATTGGCTATTTACCTGAACATAATCCGCTCTATGAGGATATGTATGTTAGAGAGTACTTGTTTTTTATTGCTCAACTTCATAAAATAAGTGGTTCCTATTCAAAGCGGGTTTCAGAAATGATTGAACTCACAGGTTTAACACCAGAGCGCCATAAGAAAATTCAAGAACTATCAAAGGGTTTCAAGCAGCGGGTTGGTATTGCACAAGCACTCATACACAATCCTGATGTGTTATTGCTTGATGAACCAACTTCCGGTTTGGATCCGAATCAGGTGGTTGATATTCGAAAACTAATTGTCGACATTGGCAAAACCAAAACCGTCATACTTTCATCCCATATTATGCAGGAAGTGCAAGCCATGTGTAATCGGGTAATCATTATCAACGAAGGAAAAATTGTTGCTGATGATAAAACAGAATCATTAGTAGCTAAAACAGATAAGGGCATACTCATTCAGGTAGAGTTCAAGAAAGCAATAAAAAGAGCCGATTTAAATAAGCTTAAAGGTTTAATTCATGCCGAGAATCAACAAGGAAAATGGCTGCTAAAACTCAATGATATCAAATCGCGTGAATTCGTTTTTGAGTTTGCTGTTCAAACTGGCAATACAATTCTGGAAATGAGCCCTATTCGTGAAAATCTGGAACAAGTTTTTCAACAGATAACTAATACAAAGCAATAG
- a CDS encoding HAD-IIIA family hydrolase, whose amino-acid sequence MNKVNKAVFLDRDGVIIEEQGHYNFLADHVNINDGMVESLQILQEKGYLLIVITNQGGIAKKLYNHKEVKEVHKTLREFFQTYGIKITDFYYCPHHDKVGKCLCRKPDSLMLEKAMAQYHIDPDQSYFIGDTERDVLAGDKAGLSSILIQPNADLGNYLDQII is encoded by the coding sequence ATGAACAAAGTTAATAAAGCAGTTTTTCTGGACAGAGATGGCGTTATCATCGAGGAACAAGGGCACTACAACTTCTTGGCAGATCATGTAAATATTAATGATGGAATGGTGGAATCCTTACAAATATTACAGGAAAAAGGATATCTGCTGATTGTAATTACTAATCAGGGGGGAATTGCCAAAAAACTGTATAACCATAAAGAAGTAAAAGAAGTTCATAAAACATTGCGTGAATTCTTTCAAACTTACGGTATAAAAATAACAGATTTCTACTACTGTCCCCATCACGATAAAGTTGGAAAATGTTTATGTCGCAAACCAGATTCGTTGATGCTAGAAAAAGCAATGGCCCAATATCATATTGATCCCGATCAAAGTTATTTCATTGGCGATACCGAAAGAGATGTGCTTGCCGGAGATAAAGCCGGATTATCAAGCATATTGATCCAACCAAATGCAGATTTAGGAAATTATTTAGACCAAATTATATAG
- a CDS encoding gliding motility-associated ABC transporter substrate-binding protein GldG, which yields MVKKDTKQMDNLTKYKRQSFVQAAILLAVIILLNIFSSHSYFRLDLTQDNRYTLGEPTINLLNELDDQVYVKIYLEGELPAGFRKLKESTRELLDEMRNSTKTKIEYDFIDPLESGNAKEQQEIYQQLIEMGLEPVNLEVQTEGNKTQKIIFPGAIIFYKNKQIPLKLLKQQIATAPDEVLHNSIVSLEYEFSNAIRKLASNSKSRIAFIEGHGELDKDQTQDIYNTLSEFYEVKRIHLPSFKVGILDDFDLAIVAKPDSQFNDLEKYKLDQFIVKGGRVLWLVESLMANMDSLATNGGVTTTLDYDLNLKDLFFHYGIRLNYNLVQDIQCHLIPVLVNQGAPQQDFRPWIYFPVVFPATNHPIVNNLN from the coding sequence ATGGTAAAAAAGGACACCAAGCAAATGGACAATTTGACGAAATATAAAAGACAAAGTTTTGTGCAAGCGGCTATTCTGCTGGCTGTCATAATTCTTTTGAATATTTTCTCGTCTCATAGTTATTTCAGGTTAGATTTAACACAAGACAATCGTTATACCTTAGGTGAGCCAACAATTAATTTACTGAACGAATTAGACGATCAGGTTTATGTTAAAATATACCTTGAAGGTGAACTACCTGCAGGATTCCGTAAATTAAAAGAATCGACTCGTGAATTGCTCGATGAGATGCGTAATTCAACCAAAACAAAAATTGAATATGATTTTATCGATCCGTTAGAATCGGGAAATGCAAAAGAACAACAAGAAATTTATCAGCAACTCATCGAAATGGGTTTAGAGCCCGTTAATCTGGAGGTGCAAACAGAAGGAAATAAAACCCAGAAAATAATTTTCCCGGGTGCAATCATTTTCTACAAGAACAAACAAATACCATTAAAATTACTCAAACAACAAATAGCCACTGCGCCTGATGAAGTCTTACACAACTCCATTGTCAGCTTGGAATATGAATTCAGTAATGCCATCCGAAAATTAGCCAGCAACTCAAAAAGTCGAATTGCATTTATTGAAGGACATGGTGAATTAGATAAAGACCAAACTCAAGATATTTACAATACTTTATCTGAGTTTTATGAAGTCAAGCGTATTCATCTACCCTCTTTTAAAGTGGGCATTTTAGATGATTTTGATTTGGCTATTGTGGCTAAGCCCGATTCACAATTCAATGATTTAGAAAAATACAAACTGGATCAATTCATTGTTAAAGGTGGACGTGTTTTGTGGCTAGTGGAAAGCCTCATGGCCAATATGGATAGTTTAGCTACAAATGGTGGTGTTACCACAACCCTCGATTATGACCTGAATCTGAAAGATTTGTTCTTCCATTATGGTATCCGCCTGAATTATAATCTGGTTCAGGACATCCAATGTCATTTGATTCCTGTACTGGTTAATCAGGGAGCTCCCCAGCAAGATTTTCGCCCCTGGATTTACTTTCCGGTTGTGTTTCCGGCAACAAACCATCCGATTGTAAATAATCTCAAT
- the atpC gene encoding ATP synthase F1 subunit epsilon has protein sequence MLLEIISPDKVIYTGEVQSVRLPGKDGYFEILKDHAPLISLLQAGEIKVVDQNGSTETFNTNKGFVEVVDNTITVLV, from the coding sequence ATGTTACTTGAGATAATATCTCCGGACAAAGTTATATATACAGGTGAAGTCCAAAGTGTTAGATTACCGGGCAAGGATGGCTATTTTGAAATACTCAAAGACCATGCTCCCTTGATTTCTTTGCTTCAAGCTGGTGAAATAAAAGTTGTCGATCAAAATGGTTCAACCGAAACTTTCAATACCAATAAAGGTTTTGTAGAAGTTGTGGATAATACGATAACCGTTTTAGTTTGA
- a CDS encoding F0F1 ATP synthase subunit beta — MTNIGKVVQVIGPVVDVSFASENSSLPEIYSALVIDRTDGQKLVLEVQKHLGEDMVRTISMDSTEGLVRGMDVVDTGEPIKMPIGENVRGRLFNVVGEEIDGLGKVDTDQFRSIHQDPPKFEELSTVEEPLWTGIKVIDLLEPYSKGGKIGLFGGAGVGKTVLIMELINNIAKMYEGISVFSGVGERTREGNDLLREFLESGVIKYGDAFVKSMEAGGWDLSVVDPKEVTQSQATLVFGQMNEPPGARARVALSALSIAEYFRDGNEETGGRDILLFIDNIFRFTQAGSEVSALLGRMPSAVGYQPTLATEMGRMQERITSTKRGSITAVEAVYVPADDLTDPAPATTFSHLDATTVLSRKISELGIYPAVDPLDSTSRILTPEIIGDKHYDTAQRVKEILQRYNDLQDIIAILGIDELSDDDKQVVHRARRISRFLSQPFFVATQFTGLEGKFVAIEDTIKGFNMILDGEVDKYPESAFNLVGTIEEAIEKGEHMLSEND; from the coding sequence ATGACAAATATAGGCAAGGTGGTTCAGGTTATTGGCCCTGTAGTTGACGTAAGTTTTGCAAGTGAGAACAGCAGTCTTCCCGAAATATACTCTGCATTGGTAATTGATAGAACTGATGGACAAAAATTGGTTCTTGAGGTTCAAAAACATTTAGGCGAAGACATGGTACGCACTATTTCCATGGATTCTACTGAAGGTTTAGTCAGGGGAATGGATGTTGTCGACACAGGCGAACCTATTAAAATGCCTATTGGAGAAAATGTGCGTGGTCGATTGTTCAATGTGGTTGGAGAAGAAATTGATGGTTTAGGTAAAGTTGATACCGATCAATTCCGATCCATTCATCAAGATCCGCCAAAGTTTGAAGAATTATCTACTGTTGAAGAGCCTTTATGGACAGGAATTAAGGTAATCGATTTATTAGAGCCTTATTCAAAAGGAGGAAAAATTGGATTATTTGGAGGTGCTGGCGTTGGTAAAACCGTGTTAATCATGGAATTGATTAATAATATCGCCAAAATGTATGAAGGTATTTCTGTGTTTTCAGGAGTTGGAGAGCGTACACGAGAAGGAAACGATCTGTTAAGAGAATTCCTCGAATCGGGTGTTATTAAATACGGAGATGCTTTTGTAAAAAGTATGGAAGCCGGAGGCTGGGATTTGAGTGTTGTTGATCCAAAAGAAGTAACCCAAAGTCAGGCAACATTGGTATTTGGTCAAATGAACGAACCTCCTGGAGCCAGAGCAAGAGTTGCATTATCAGCTTTGAGTATTGCAGAATATTTCAGGGATGGAAACGAAGAAACCGGTGGACGCGATATCTTGCTTTTTATTGATAATATTTTCCGTTTTACCCAAGCCGGATCTGAAGTATCCGCTCTCTTAGGAAGGATGCCATCAGCAGTAGGTTATCAGCCTACATTAGCCACTGAGATGGGCCGAATGCAAGAAAGGATAACATCTACCAAACGTGGATCTATCACCGCTGTAGAAGCTGTTTATGTGCCTGCCGATGATTTAACTGACCCTGCTCCTGCCACTACTTTTTCTCACCTTGATGCAACTACTGTATTAAGTCGTAAGATTTCAGAATTGGGAATTTATCCTGCTGTTGATCCTTTGGATTCAACCTCCAGAATATTAACACCCGAAATCATTGGTGACAAGCATTATGATACCGCACAACGCGTAAAAGAAATTTTACAACGCTACAACGATTTACAGGATATTATTGCAATTCTTGGTATTGATGAACTTTCGGATGATGACAAACAAGTTGTTCACCGTGCCAGAAGAATTTCCAGATTTTTATCTCAACCATTTTTTGTTGCCACACAATTTACCGGTTTGGAAGGAAAATTTGTAGCCATTGAAGATACGATCAAAGGCTTTAATATGATACTGGATGGTGAAGTTGATAAATATCCAGAATCTGCATTCAACTTGGTTGGAACAATCGAGGAAGCTATTGAGAAAGGTGAACATATGCTTTCAGAAAACGATTAA
- a CDS encoding polyprenol monophosphomannose synthase has translation MPLTKPIVIIPTYNEKENISDIINKVFTLSVPFHVLIVDDGSPDGTGQIVKDLMANSYQNKLHILEREGKQGLGTAYIAGFHWCLERGYDYIFEMDADFSHNPDDLVRLHHACANEGNDLAVGSRYISGANVVNWPLARVLLSYYASRYVGIVTGMPIKDTTAGFVCYSAEVLRTLELDKIKFKGYAFQIEMKFLTWKYDFKIKEVPIIFTDRTRGVSKMNKSIIKEAFWGVLQMKFSSLFRKFDRKSN, from the coding sequence ATTCCATTGACGAAGCCAATTGTAATTATTCCAACCTATAATGAGAAGGAAAACATTTCTGATATTATCAATAAGGTATTTACTTTATCGGTTCCTTTTCATGTACTCATTGTTGATGATGGAAGCCCGGATGGTACGGGGCAAATTGTGAAAGATTTGATGGCCAATTCATACCAGAACAAATTACACATTCTTGAAAGGGAAGGGAAACAAGGTCTTGGAACGGCTTATATTGCTGGATTTCACTGGTGTTTGGAAAGAGGATACGATTACATTTTTGAGATGGATGCCGATTTCTCTCACAATCCTGATGATTTAGTGCGGTTACATCATGCATGTGCCAACGAAGGAAATGATTTAGCCGTGGGTTCCCGATATATTTCCGGTGCCAATGTTGTAAACTGGCCTTTGGCTCGTGTTTTATTATCCTATTATGCTTCTCGCTATGTGGGTATCGTTACGGGTATGCCAATTAAAGATACTACAGCTGGTTTTGTTTGCTATTCGGCTGAAGTACTACGAACACTTGAATTGGACAAAATCAAATTTAAGGGTTATGCTTTTCAGATTGAGATGAAGTTTTTGACCTGGAAATATGATTTTAAAATAAAAGAGGTGCCTATTATTTTCACCGACAGAACCCGTGGTGTATCAAAAATGAATAAATCGATTATTAAGGAAGCCTTTTGGGGAGTACTTCAAATGAAATTCAGCTCTTTATTCAGAAAGTTTGATCGAAAATCAAACTAA
- the gldF gene encoding gliding motility-associated ABC transporter permease subunit GldF, producing the protein MFAIYLKEINNFFSSIIAYVVIIVFLVANGVFLWLLPESNIFDFGYASLDQLFELAPWVFMFLVPAITMRSFAEERKSGTLEIILSKPVSDIQIILGKYFANLSLVLFALLPSLVYFFSVYQMASPVGNMDIGGTWGSYLGLFFLGAVYVSIGLLASSLSDNQIISFILALFICFFFYSLLDMLRGLLLISPIDPFLEYLSINTHYISMSRGVIDSRDMIYFISFSALFLFLSRLIMEKRKW; encoded by the coding sequence ATGTTTGCAATTTATTTAAAAGAGATCAATAACTTTTTCAGCTCCATCATAGCTTATGTGGTGATTATTGTCTTTTTAGTTGCCAACGGAGTTTTTCTTTGGCTTTTGCCTGAAAGCAATATTTTTGATTTCGGTTATGCCAGTCTCGATCAGCTTTTTGAATTAGCACCCTGGGTATTTATGTTTCTGGTGCCGGCCATTACCATGCGTTCTTTTGCAGAAGAAAGAAAATCGGGTACTTTGGAAATAATTCTAAGCAAACCTGTGTCGGATATTCAAATAATATTGGGAAAATATTTTGCCAACTTAAGCCTCGTTTTATTTGCTCTCCTCCCCTCTTTGGTTTATTTCTTTAGTGTATATCAAATGGCTTCGCCAGTTGGAAACATGGACATTGGTGGCACATGGGGGTCTTATCTGGGTCTGTTTTTTCTGGGAGCTGTTTATGTATCCATTGGTTTACTGGCTTCCTCATTAAGCGATAATCAGATTATTTCATTCATCCTTGCTCTTTTTATTTGTTTCTTCTTTTATTCTTTACTGGATATGCTAAGAGGTTTACTTCTAATTAGTCCCATCGATCCTTTCCTTGAGTATTTAAGCATCAATACACATTATATATCCATGAGTCGGGGTGTTATTGATAGCCGCGACATGATTTATTTCATCAGCTTTTCAGCATTGTTCCTCTTTTTATCACGCTTAATAATGGAAAAGAGAAAATGGTAA